From Rhodothermales bacterium:
GGCCTCCCCGACCAGGCTGAGTACGTCGAAATCCGAAACCTGTCGCCCGATCCGGTGTCCGTCAACCCGTGCTCTCTGCGTGGACCGGAGAACGAGGACGGCCAGTTCGACACGATGCCTGTCGCTGCGATGTCGTCGGGGATCGGTCCGCTGGAGTACGCGGTGATTGTTGATCACAAGACGTCGACTTTTGCAGAGTCCCTTCTTGCCCGGATCACCGGCGATCAAATTCGACCTCTCGGCAGTGGGTCACTCGGTCTTCGCAACGACGGGTCCCGGATTCGCCTCTGGTGCGACGACGAAGAGATCGATTCCGCGGCCTACGACCCCGACTGGCACCATCCTCATATCGCCGAATCGCGTGGCGTGTCGCTCGAACGAATCAGTCCTCTGGCTCATGCAAGCGAGCGCTCCACATGGACCTCCTCGGTAGATCCTTTGGGCGGTACGCCTGGGCAGCGAAACTCCGTGGCGGCAAACGAATCACCGGACGAGACGGCAACACGGAAGTCAGTTGAGGTCTCACCGTCTCCGTTCGGACACGATCCAGACGGGGATCGAGATCATACCGTGATCACTTATCGCCTTCGAACTGAGCGACCGCTAATTCGAGTGACCGTGTACGACTCCATGGGTCGGACCGTGCGGCACCTGACACGAGGACGAGCAACGGCCTCGGAAGGATCTATGATCTGGGATGGAATGGACGATCGAGGCGACCCCGTCTCGACCGGCATTTACATTGTTTTCCTGGAGGCTACGGACGCCCATGCGGGCCACACGGAGCTTCACAAAGCGGCTGTCATAGCGGTTCGCGGTTTCAACTGAGGCGTTGCCTGCCGATACCACGAAACCGTGTGCGAGCATTTTTCACACCCCGTCCATGTCGGAACAGCGGCTGTAAAAACTCGTTGCAAGCGCTGGTACACAGCACGAGCGACGTCCCTGGAACGTCCAGCGCACGAATTAACGGAAGCAGTTTGGAAACGATGACTGAAGTAGCCACGGATACGGCGAAGGCGCCCATTGCCTTGTCACCTCGCGCTGCCGAGGAAATCAAGTCGATCATGAGCACGAAGAAGATTCCGGACGGTTTCGGACTGCGTGTGGGCGTACGTGGAGGCGGATGTTCGGGAATGAGCTATGTCCTGGGCTTTGACAAGAAGCGGGAACACGACCTGACGTTTTTGGTCGATGACATCGTGCTTTATCTTGATAAACGACATGGTCTGTACCTGATGGGGACCACGGTCGATTATCACGATGGGCTGGACGCACGCGGCTTTACGTTCGACAATCCCAGCGCGGCAAGCTCGTGCGGATGCGGTTCCAGTTTTGGTGTGTAGCCCCCGGTGGACGGCGTAACCCACCGTTGCTGACACTTTGCCGGGGAGTTGAAAATGCGGCAGCGGCGAAAGCCGTTCACTGCGCGCACGGCACCGTCCGGACGACGGAACCGACATTACGGTCGGGTGCGGCATAAATTTCGCTAATTGATTCTGGAGAACATTCAGCGTAGACTTCTCAAAAGCCATTATTGCGAAGAAGGGCTGATTAAACCAATGCTGGTCTAGCTAAACATGGAAGGTAACTTCTCGAACAGGGTCCGCGACGTGATCTCGTTTAGCCGAGAGGAGGCAATCCGGCTGGGCCACGACTACATCGGTACCGAGCACCTGCTGCTCGGAATCATCCGCGAAGGCGAAGGGATCGCGGTCAAGATCCTGCGGAACCTCGGTTGCGACCTCCCCAAACTGAAGAAGGCCGTCGAGGATACCGTCCGGAGCACGGGCGGCACCCTGACGGTCGGTAACATCCCACTGACCAAGCAGGCCGAAAAAGTCCTGAAGATCACGTACCTCGAAGCCAAACTGTACAAGAGCGACGTCATCGGTACGGAGCACCTGCTGTTAAGTCTTCTGCGCGACGACGAGAACATTGCGGCTCAGATTCTGCAGCAGGGCTTTTCGATCACGTATGACGCCGTCCGCGCGGAACTCGATTCGATCATCAGCGGAAAAAGCGGTTCAAGAAGTAGCGGCTCCTCCACCGGTCGCTCTTCGTCAGGTGGCCAGAAAGAGCGAGGCAAAATGGAAAAAAGCAAGACTCCCGTACTGGACAACTTCGGCCGCGATCTCACCAAGCTGGCCGAGGAAGGCAAACTGGATCCGGTTGTCGGAAGGCAGCGCGAGATCGAGCGAGTCGCGCAGGTGCTGAGCCGGCGCAAGAAGAACAACCCCGTTCTGATCGGAGAACCCGGGGTCGGAAAGACAGCAATCGCCGAGGGCCTCGCCATGCGCATCATTCAGCGCAAGGTGAGCCGCGTCCTCTACGATAAGCGCATCGTGACGCTTGACCTCGCCGCCCTCGTCGCTGGCACGAAGTATCGCGGACAGTTCGAGGAGCGCATGAAGGCGGTCATGAACGAACTCGAGAAGAGTCCGGAAGTGATCCTCTTTATCGACGAGCTGCACACGATCGTCGGGGCCGGTGGCGCATCGGGAAGTCTCGACGCCTCCAACATGTTCAAGCCTGCACTCGCTCGTGGTGAGATCCAGTGCATCGGTGCAACGACACTGGACGAATACCGGCAGTACATCGAGAAGGATGGTGCGCTCGACCGACGCTTCCAGAAAATTCTCGTCGATCCGTCGACCGCGGAAGAGACTATCGAGATCCTCCGCAACATCAAGGACAAGTACGAAGAGCATCACAACGTCCGCTATACGGATGACGGTCTGGACCTCGCTGTCAAGTTGTCGGAACGCTACATCACGGATCGCTATCTACCCGACAAGGCCATCGACGTGATGGACGAAGCCGGCGCGCGCGTGCATATCGGAAATATCCGCGTACCACCGGAAATCGTTCAGTTCGAGGAAGAGATAGAGGAAGTACGCGAGGAAAAGAACCGCGTCGTCAAGAGTCAGCGCTTCGAGGAGGCGGCCCGCCTCCGCGACAGGGAGAAAAAGCTTCAGGACGGACTTGAAGCTGCCAAGGCCGAATGGGAGCGCAAGGCCGAGTCTGAAGTACACGACGTCACGGTGAAGGATATCTCCGAAGTCGTCGCGATGATGACCGGTATCCCCGTCGACCGAATCTCCGAGCCGGAAAGCAAGAAACTGCTGCGCATGGAGGACGAGGTCAAGAAGCGCGTCATCGGACAGGACGAACCCATCCAGAAGCTTGCCAAAGCTATCCGGCGAACACGGGCAGGTCTCAAGGATCCGAAGCGACCGATCGGGTCATTCATCTTTCTCGGTCCGACGGGCGTCGGAAAGACCGAGCTCGCCAAGGTGCTCACGGAGTACCTGTTCGACTCGCAGGATGCACTCATCCGTGTCGACATGAGCGAGTACATGGAGAAATTCGCCGTGAGTCGCCTTGTCGGCGCGCCGCCAGGATACGTTGGCTATGAAGAGGGCGGCCAGCTGACTGAGAAGGTCCGGCGCAAGCCGTATTCAGTTGTCCTGCTCGATGAGATCGAGAAGGCGCATCCGGACGTCTTCAATATCCTGCTACAGGTGCTTGACGACGGGATACTTACGGATGGACTCGGCAGACGGGTTGACTTCCGCAATACGATCATCATCATGACGTCGAACATCGGAGCACGTGACCTGAAGAATCTCGGCAAGGGTATCGGCTTTTCGCAAAGCGATATAGACTTTGACTACCAGACCCTCAAGAGCACGGTCGAAGACGCGCTTAAGAGAGTTTTCAATCCGGAGTTCCTCAATCGAATCGACGACGTGATTGTGTTTCATCCGCTCGAGAAGAAGCACATCTTTGACATCATCGACTTGATGGCTGCTGAGCTGTTCGGCCGCGCCGGCGCCATCGGCATCACGGTCGAACTGACGAAACCTGCAAAGGAGTTTCTGCTCGAGAAAGGCTACGACCCGAAATTTGGAGCAAGACCGCTTCGAAGGGCGATCCAAAAGTATATCGAAGACCCGATGGCAGAGGCCATTCTGGGGCACGACCTGGGATCCGGAGATACTATCACGATCAGCTACTCAGCAAAGCAACCGAAAGAGTTGACGTTTAAGACGAAGAAGGGAAAGAAGCCGGCCGACACGACTGCTGAGGAAGCGAACGGCGAGTCCGACGATCCGGCAACGGAAACGCCTACCGAGGAGGAGGAGCGAGCCAAGGAGTAGGCCCCCAGCTCGGTCGGGAATTCTTCGGAAGCTATGAGGCCCTGTCGGCAATGCCGGCAGGGCTTCGTCATTAACCTCTGCCGCGTCGCCGCTTCGGGACGGACACCACTTTCAGGACCGAGGCACGCTCTTCTTTGATCACGCGCCGCATGACGGTAGCGAGAATCGCGCCGGCGAAAAAGCCGCCCACATGTGCACCGTAAGCAACACCACCGGTCAGTCCCGCCGAACCGAGTGAGCCGAAGCCCTCGAAGATCTGCATCACGATCCATAACCCGATGACCAGGACGGCGGGAACGGAAACCACGATGAAGAAGAATAGCGCTTGCACCCGGTTCCGCGGAAAGAGCATCAGATAGGCACCCATCACTCCGGAAATGGCACCCGATGCGCCCAGATTCGGAATCACACTGTCCGGCGCGAGGGCGACCTGCACAATCGTGCCGGCGATTCCGCTGGCGAAGTACAGGAGCAGAAACGCTCCGCGTCCAAAACGATGCTCGATGTTGTCACCGAATATCCAGAGATACAACAGATTACCGAAC
This genomic window contains:
- a CDS encoding iron-sulfur cluster assembly accessory protein, giving the protein MTEVATDTAKAPIALSPRAAEEIKSIMSTKKIPDGFGLRVGVRGGGCSGMSYVLGFDKKREHDLTFLVDDIVLYLDKRHGLYLMGTTVDYHDGLDARGFTFDNPSAASSCGCGSSFGV
- a CDS encoding ATP-dependent Clp protease ATP-binding subunit encodes the protein MEGNFSNRVRDVISFSREEAIRLGHDYIGTEHLLLGIIREGEGIAVKILRNLGCDLPKLKKAVEDTVRSTGGTLTVGNIPLTKQAEKVLKITYLEAKLYKSDVIGTEHLLLSLLRDDENIAAQILQQGFSITYDAVRAELDSIISGKSGSRSSGSSTGRSSSGGQKERGKMEKSKTPVLDNFGRDLTKLAEEGKLDPVVGRQREIERVAQVLSRRKKNNPVLIGEPGVGKTAIAEGLAMRIIQRKVSRVLYDKRIVTLDLAALVAGTKYRGQFEERMKAVMNELEKSPEVILFIDELHTIVGAGGASGSLDASNMFKPALARGEIQCIGATTLDEYRQYIEKDGALDRRFQKILVDPSTAEETIEILRNIKDKYEEHHNVRYTDDGLDLAVKLSERYITDRYLPDKAIDVMDEAGARVHIGNIRVPPEIVQFEEEIEEVREEKNRVVKSQRFEEAARLRDREKKLQDGLEAAKAEWERKAESEVHDVTVKDISEVVAMMTGIPVDRISEPESKKLLRMEDEVKKRVIGQDEPIQKLAKAIRRTRAGLKDPKRPIGSFIFLGPTGVGKTELAKVLTEYLFDSQDALIRVDMSEYMEKFAVSRLVGAPPGYVGYEEGGQLTEKVRRKPYSVVLLDEIEKAHPDVFNILLQVLDDGILTDGLGRRVDFRNTIIIMTSNIGARDLKNLGKGIGFSQSDIDFDYQTLKSTVEDALKRVFNPEFLNRIDDVIVFHPLEKKHIFDIIDLMAAELFGRAGAIGITVELTKPAKEFLLEKGYDPKFGARPLRRAIQKYIEDPMAEAILGHDLGSGDTITISYSAKQPKELTFKTKKGKKPADTTAEEANGESDDPATETPTEEEERAKE
- a CDS encoding rhomboid family intramembrane serine protease gives rise to the protein MLIPIGDDDRHLSSPAVLTYLLIGANLLVFFLLQQGGASNAFTYGYSVIPYELTNNVDLVTPQGLSAAEPNITVDQAPGPTPIYLTVLSSMFMHGGYLHLFGNLLYLWIFGDNIEHRFGRGAFLLLYFASGIAGTIVQVALAPDSVIPNLGASGAISGVMGAYLMLFPRNRVQALFFFIVVSVPAVLVIGLWIVMQIFEGFGSLGSAGLTGGVAYGAHVGGFFAGAILATVMRRVIKEERASVLKVVSVPKRRRGRG